GAGAAGCAGAAACCCAAACCAATGAAGATGAGTATTGCCTATTGTTTCAATGGATTCAGAAGAATACGTTTTTCTTACAGCTTTTGCTGCTCGGATATATTGGATAATTGCAGAGCCCAATCTTGTACTTGTAATTGTCGTTCTTCCGTTCAAAATTTTTGATAAGCAATAAGTCACCACTGAGCATGAGCACTGACATTCAAACAAGTTCTTTCTCCACTGGAGGCTGTTATTTTGTTCATTTTTCATCCAGCTGTCACCCACTGTTCCACTGTTCGCCGAAGCTGATGACATTGACGATGCTGATGGTCTTCCAGTCTAATGCGGCACCACATTTTGTAGTTGTCTAAACCAATTTCACAATTTACATAAACCCAGacccacacacaccacacTCATTTACAACAacagcggctgctgctgctgttgttggtaGTTTCTTGtgcctctctctccctttctaTCTCTGTCGAGTGGAAAGGCAATTTGAGTAATTTTTGCGCCAGCGGTGGCCGTGTGCCTAATTTGTGAGCATTACTATTCAGCCGGCgttcgagtcgagtcgagtcgagccAAGCCGAGCGAGCAGTTTATTCTGGCTTAAAATATGGGTTTTAGTTCCAATCTCACCGGACGAACAGCACCCACAAATGGGGGCCGTTGAAGTGTTGTCGAGTGGATGGGAGGGCCACTTGCCATGCCAACGGGGGGCAATGGCAAAACCTGAAAACTGACGGAgagcaagaaaacaatttgagTGTTATTGCACGTTTCACTCTTTCTGCTGTGTATCTGCGTGTCTGTCTCTCCGACTATTGTCAAGTGCGGTAAATGGCTAGATCACACTTCATGCTGGGGCTCCTTTTTTCATCTCCTGTGCTAAAGCAAACAAAAGGGAGAACACGGCAGAAACCCAGAAAATTAATCGGCTTAAGGGGCATAGTTTTGTGGCATGGCCATCTCTCTTGTGTATTTCTTTTCCCATGCTCCTTTTTGACAAGCGTTTTTCCCGGAGGCCAAAGAGTATACTGTCTTCTTGTAGATGTCTGTTACACACAAAATAAAAGGGTATTGCTTGGTCGTAACATCAACTAAAATCTCTTCGCTTCTTACGAATTACTAACACTCAATGtagcacaaaaataaaattcgTTTTTGCTATTTGCTGCCTTTTTTTGTTCATTGTTTGGCTGGATGGCAAATTCCTTTGAGGGAAAATCAAAACCGAATTGATTTCCTGATAAATCggttttaattgaaaatgcaAACTCTGCCTTGAGCAACTCTTTCTCTCCGGCTTTGGGATGATCCCTTTCAAGGATTGGAACTCTTGACAAACCAAATAAAGAGCAAAAAGGAAAAGCGAAAAACTGCACCTACAGTTCTGGGTAGATTTTAAATTTACTATTTTGTTCTTTTTCAAAGGCGTGGGGGAGTGAAATTTTCAATTtgcattttaacaaaaatttCACATTCGCTGGGAACCTTTTTTTTGGCTGGGCCTGAAACTGGGCTTCGGTTGGACCTTATCAACACAGGCAAATCACACGCATCCGCTGGAAATGATTTCGTGAGGGAAATTTATGCGGTTGCCCTGTGTGGATTCTCTTTTTCTTCTCTTTGGAAGCTCcatctttttttttgggtttttctCGCCAGCGAGACACGTAGATTTTCGGGCCAACTGAAACTGAAGGTAACACGAGAATGGATTCTAGCAGAATGGTTGAATTGGCTTGCCCCACCTAAATCATTGGCTCTGACAAGAACGTGAAATGaaataattttaaaatgcAAATTCTTTTTTATCAAGCCACTGAAATCTTAGCCCTGAAATCAGCACAAAACCGTAGACTTCTGCTCCCGGCCCCCATGTCCATTGAGCATTGAACTTGTCCGGGATATCCTCAGGGGTAAAGGTGGCACTTGGGCTTGGGCTGAAGGTAACCGCAAATGAGTTTGTTTTCCTATCACGAATATTACGGCTTGAATGGGTATTGAAGGTAGGTTTACCGTAAGAAGTTCATTCTGCAGGTTAAAGGTTAACCGAAATGAGCGCTTGAGGACATACGAAAATTAAGATGGAAAGAGGAGAGTGTACACTTCTCTAGGCGTTATTATAACTACAATTATGTTTTCAGCGGATATCTTCTTTGGTGTCCGAAAATGAATTCTATGGATGGGAGCTTCTAAAATGATTGTATGGAGGTTCTTGTATCACCTAAATTGGACCAAAACTTGTCGTGTGACTTCAAGGAGCATATCCGTTATATTttccttaaacaaaatatttacaaaatcGGATTTCTAAAATAATTTGAACTTCTAAACAAATTTAGTGACCTTTAATCAAACGACAAATTCTTAGAATTTTTTCTCTAAATTGATGAAATTGAAATGATTTCAACTGCAGTCCGCAATTCCGCCCTCTTGTTGCCTGTTTTTGTGGTTTGCTCAAAAACTTTTCACTTCAATGACTTCGCTGCCAAGTTCAAGACTTGGTCCTGTTCCTAGTCTAGGTCTTGACACACACCCCCACAATTTAGTGGGTGCTTAGCCCCAGGACAAACATGTCCTTCTGTGAGTGTCGGGGCAGAAAGTTGCTCAAAAAAGAAAGTTCCTCCGGTTGTGGGATGAGTGTTGAGCTAATCATTCCTGTGGCTTTCGCCTAGTTTTGGAAGAtgctctttcttttttttgatGGGTTGGTGTTTGGAATTTTACTGCCTGAAGTTATTAGCTTTGTAATCTTTTAATAAAGTTTCGCACAAATTGATGGGCCTTCAATTTATTTgcacaaaagaaaacaaacaaGCTCAACATGCCAGGGTCTTGATTCTGGTATTCGACTGCGCGATACCTGGTAAAAAAATGCACGGGATGATCCACTTTATAAATCTTCTCGAACCCAATATTTTATTTGAAATTCACAAATACCGCTTAAAAATCAAATTATTTTCGCCCATGAATTGTGCAAACATCGAACAGATACGGAACGGATGACAAATTTATGATTGGAAAATAATTACAATTGAAATGAAAATATAtcataaatttaataaaataaatataaatatttgtgCTGTTTTGCTGCATTTAATTTTGGTAATTAAAGCCAGGTGGCGGATGGGGTTGTGTGGACCTTTAATTTCCCTCCAAAACCCCCGGCCAAGGACGCTGGGGTACACGTGTATATAAGATGATTATGAAGCCAAAGTTACCATTTCTTTTTTGTCGGTGAGTTTTTTTCTAGGGCACAGAAGCACAGTGGAAAACCATAAAGAGGAAAAGTTTAAAAGGGAAACAGAGACCGGgcaaggaaaaggaaaaaggCAACCAAAAGTAACAAAAACAAGCAACTTTTATTCACTAAAAAAAGCCCACACAGAACCAGAAACAAAATGAAACGAAAGCCACCACAGGCAGTGACATTAAGCGGCaaatttttatgattttaattAGCATAAAAGCGTAATTGAAAATTAACTGAAACGAAATACACGTGCGACTGTGTGTGACACAAACATTCAGAGAGAAGAGTGAGAAAGAGgttgatattttttttattgaaatttAAATTCATGCGCCGTGCGTAAGATGATTGCAATAATTTTGGCTTTGATGAGAGGCCTCTAGAATTTatgatatacatttatttgAATCTTTTTTGATTTGAAGAATTACATTTTAATAGGAGTTTTCATTGTGTAATGGGTTTAACGGTGTTGTGATGGTTAAACGAGTTAGAATCAGCAAAGATTAAATTTTGTTGATTTAAGTTAAAAAGAAGGCGAAAAGTTGTATACAATTAAGTGAATCTTTTCGGGAGGATAGGGCAAGGGGTAGGTGAGCAAAGAAAGTTAGTAAAAGTCCTCATCCTAAGATAACAAATATAAAATCTAAAATCTCCTTTAAATGGCATTTTCAAGTAAATTGCATTAAATATAAACGAAAGGCATATCCATTTCCGCTTTGACCCAGGCTGGAGAAGGGTGTAATGTAATTACACATTCTGCCTACATTTATGAATATTTTATTCACAAAAAAAATTCCTGTAATGCGTGCAGTATTGAATATTCAAATTGCGtataataatataatttaatttgttttggGCTTACATTTAATCAAATTCGGTTCAATTAACACGTATTTTTAATGCGATAACCAAGTGTGTATGTCAGAAATTAAAAATCTGATCTATGAACGAAAGGGAACTCAAACAAATTCATTTTTACTTTTGCTGGGATCAAGGCATTAAGTTCCGGCTTTCCACCTTCTTTAAGCATATTAAAATTGTAATTTAAAAcctaatttaaatatttcattATATTACTTAATCCATATTATTTTATGAATAAAAGTACGGGAACACCCCCAAATCTTACCACAAAAATCTCGTTAAATATTTTGCTTCAATTTAAGGATTGTCCAAACAATTTCTGGTTTATTTTGCATTTTCCACAGAACTTGTCACCTGCAGCGAGGCaaagccgcagccgcagccacagccacgggcaggggcagagccagagccgggACCAGCAATGGGGCAGGTACAGGCAGAGGCACAACCACcgacacagacacggacacAGCTTATGCCAGCCCCGAGATCCACACTGTCAGATAGGCCAATGACAACACACAACGATCTAATTACGACAGCCAGGAACTTGACGAcagcaaaaaaacaaacaacagaATACGAGGCGGCTTCAACGAGCCTGAGCGAAGGGGAAACAAGCACGGCCGTAGCCCGGGGCAtgtcatcagcagcagcagcgggaaCAGCTTTGGCAGAAGGTGCAGCGCCTGGTGTGGAAACGATGGGAGCGACCAAGTCAGCACAAATTGGGCTAACAACTCGGCCCGCAGAAGAGCAAGTACTAGAGCAAATAGAGAAAGCGGCACAGCCAGCGACTGCAGccacagaagcagcagcaacaacaacagcagcagtagcagtagcagcagaagAGCGTACGACAGAAaccacaacagcagcggcaacagcgacagcgacagcgacagcggcgATGCTCATATCAACAATTTATCCAGCATCAACGGAAACGGATGGCCACAACTCCATTGAAACGGTGCCAGCAGAGAACCAGAAAAAGGAATCAGAAAACCCAGCATtgggcagagcagagctccCTGCAGAGGATGATGAAAGGAACtcgttgctgccactgccgctacTGCATCCGGGTGGGGCTGATTCATTGACCAAGGGCTTCTCCATACCCACCTTCCTGCCACCATTTCCCGTTTTTGCGGCAGCGGATTTGCCAGCTTACCGCGCTGCAGCCGATGCAGCGGCCGCCGCCGCGGCGGCAATAGAAGAGGCaaccaaagcagcagcagccgcagcagctgcagcagcatccTCGGAGGCAGCGACATTGTCGCCAGAGGAGCAACGGCGGCGAATGTTTGATGAGCAGCATTCGTACTTGGCCGCCCACCGGGCGGCCCTGGACGGGGACGGGCAGGCGGTGCGACGGAATCTGACAATGCCGGTGCTAAACATCACCGCCCAAATGGGGAATCACGCCTACATGCCATGCCAGGTGAGTGAgtaatctctctctctttctccctccTCCCTCCGTCACACTTGGCCCCCCCCAGAATCCCCTCCGTTGTTGTGTGTCGCATAATCTCTTGGTCTGGCGTTGGGCTTTGGGGGTCGATGGGGGTTCGGTTAGGGCGCGTGATGTAAGTCAGCTAAGCCTTAAAGGTATCGCCCGTAAAGGGGTTTTTAATATGTGCTTACATTTAATTGCGAGTATTAAATTTGAATTAAGTGTCACGTGTCATAAATAGCTGCGAAAACGGTTAAGCCGCTTAAAGCGTGCTACTTTTGAAGAGCTATATAAAGAGCTACTCTTTAAAAAACGTCAATCAGCAAAGGAAAGTGCCCAATTCTTGCTAACAGTACACCATCAACGTGTCCGAGACTTCCAAACTATTAGTCCCGTGTCTGTTTACATTTATTTTAGCCCCATGCTGCTTTGTCCCATATAAGAGCACTCTATTTGGACCTCTGTGGCGTACCGACTGTCCCTTGTTGCCCTCAAAACCTAACCTAAGTCCACAGACATGAAGTTCAGCAAACATGATGTTCATATTCCCTATGCCCATTACTGGCATCCCCTACAAGCTTCTGGCCGCTCCACGTGGACAATAACAATCAAGTTCAATTATCTGCAAGAAAGTGCTGTGACACTTGCAAAGCTTATCTAAACACTTCCCAAAATCCTAATCACTCTGGCAAAATTTAAAGGCATAAGCCAACCCTTAAAGCTTTGAGTTCCATGAAGAGGCAGCGATGAAAACTGAAACCACTCAATGTACTCGTAGAACGTCCCTGACTCAGTTACTGACTCATCTCTCAAAATTGAAGACCGACGAAGGGAAGACAGAGTGAATGTCGCACAGTGGCCCAGCCTCTTCATCCTTTTCTCACTTTCTGACTGTTTCTGAATTCCTTTTTAATTTCAACGGACCGGAGATAAAACTAGCATTTACATATTGCACCCACCCGCACTCCAGGCGCAGACTTTCACACATCTACGCAGATACAGTCCACAGATACAGCTGGAGAGACACACTTATTTGCATGCATACACATGCCTGCACAATGTGTTTCACATACAGCCACAACAGACATCAAATTTACATGCGTCTGTAGGTGTTTCTTCCTCCACAGatgtacacatacatatgcatatatctatatataaatatatatctgtatctgtagaaCACAATCCAACAACAGAACATAACAGAATGGGAGAGAGGGcgtacaaaaataaataaattgtatGGAATTGTAAACGTTAAATAGATGCCTGGCTCGGCCCTGCGCCTGGTTCTCGCTCTATGTCTGGGGCTGGGTCCGGGGGCCTTGTTTGCGTCATAAAAAATAAACGTAAACAGAATGAATTGTTGATATGCAAATGAAATTATGCTGATCTGTGTTGGACCACAACCAGGAGCAGAAACAGAACCGGAAACGGAAAGGAAACCCGAGCAGAACACTCCACAAAAGATGAGAAGCCCCAAAGAGAAACACGCCACGAAGATGAGCCCAAGAGCAAAAGAACAGATAACTATAAGAATATTTCAGCAAAAACATAAGCACCTCCATCCTCCATACTCCATACTCCATCCTACATCCGCCATCCTCCAGCCTCAACCTCATTTCCATTTCCTTGCGTTAGAAATTCTTTTGGATCTGATTTGCTGTCTGCTGATGCGCTTGAGCCATCAGATTTTTTAACCTGACACCAGAACGACAGAGCAACGTGCTCGGATTAGTGCCATTCTCTGTCCGGGTCCTTGGTAATTATTCATGTATGGATTAGCTAACAGCGACTGAAATTCGTGTAATGTAAAGGCTCATTAGCGGCAGATTGGCCAGGGTTTTACATAATAATAGTTATGTAAATGATAGTTTGCTTAAGCTTTTGCTGGATAATTTCACGCTTCAATAATTTTCTCAGCAATTGAGTTGTCGTTCAGTTCGGTTTTTAATCGTTTAATTATCTATTCATCACAGCCTCTGTATCCATTCTATAATATTTCTTACCAGAATCTCTTTTGACGTGCTTACGATTTTAGCTGACAGTTCAATTATGGCTTAAATTCTCTACCATTTCTGATTCCTCAACCATTTATGTATCTATCTGTCTGGTCTCTTCTCAGATACATCGCCTCTCCGACAAGCCCGTCTCGTGGGTGCGCATGCGCGACAACCACATTATCAGTGTGGACGAGACCACCTTTATAGCGGATGAGCGTTTCCAGTCGATCTTCCAGGAAGATCACGACTACACCTGGTCGCTGCAGATCAAATACGTAGTGCCCGACGATGCGGGCGGGTACGAGTGTCAAATGGCCACGGAACCGAAGCTGAGTGCCAAAGTGCATTTGGAGATAGTCAGTGAGTACTCTTCGAACACCATGAAATCCACCCTTATTAATGTAAATTTCCAATCCCCATACAGCACCCAAGACTGAGCTAATTGGGGATCAGAGTCGCTTCGTTAAGGCCGGCAGCAAGGTGGCCCTCCACTGCATCGTTCGGGGGACTCTGGATCCCCCAAAATACATCATCTGGTTCCGGGGCCAGAAGAAGGTGAGCGAGAGCGATGAGCGGACTGGGTGGTATACGCAGCTCGATCGCAATATCTTTGGGACAGTGGGTGATAATCAAAATACGGTAAGTGAGGTGTTTACGGTCCTGCAGTTAGTTAGCTCCCACTGACGATAAACATTGATTGCAGATCGGTTCATTAATTATACCGGTCGTGCGTAAAGAGGACTCCGGCAATTATACGTGCCAGCCATCAAACAGTGTCTCCGTCTCCGTGGACCTGCACGTCCTAAGCGGTAAGTCCCATTCTATAACCAACCCCCCGCCATCACACAGAATGTGTGTCAGGTCGAATGATTCATATTAATCGCAACTGTCGCCACCACGAATTACGGATTGCCCAACAGGTGAATATTCCGCATCGGCCATCATGTCAACGGCATCGGTATCGTGGACGAAGACAAGGACGAGCACCAGCGGGAGAAGCACGTCCCAATTGATGCTGTGGATGCTGGGACTCCTGGGACTCCTTGGGGCGCTGCAGGGACCGTTGCACACACCCCAGACGACGTGACTCGCCTATTGAATAAACGGGACCCATGGACACACGGACACGCGGTCGAGGATGCTGACTTGGATGCTGCGGACATTGGTGTCCGGCTTCCAATTATTTGTAAGCTTTTGCGCCATCTGCAGTTACGTAATTTAGGTTAGAGATTAATTAAAGGCGGCCTTGTAAATAGCAGAAATGTAGAGAGATGGCAGCAGGATTCTATAATTAGGTTAAATGTTACCATAACTCTCATGACTGCGTGTCAAATACTCGCACTCGTACTCCCCATACTCCCCATACAATTCAATCTACTGTACATTCATTTTTTAGTCATAGATACACGAAGGAGTTTTTCCCATTTCAAGTTGTGAAAACGAATCAATAATTAGATTATTGTCAGCAAATGATTAAAACACTAAAAACTTAACACAGaaatc
This region of Drosophila miranda strain MSH22 chromosome 2, D.miranda_PacBio2.1, whole genome shotgun sequence genomic DNA includes:
- the LOC108156040 gene encoding pneumococcal serine-rich repeat protein; this translates as MPQTSPNWRQAYNERTKGAVSVIAARNCATGTATATASATASATATATVRRRTATLTTAEMTVRAGDVGGPSSVQRRQFLRSTRTRTASWLDLLPALLVLGFGMQLVTCSEAKPQPQPQPRAGAEPEPGPAMGQVQAEAQPPTQTRTQLMPAPRSTLSDRPMTTHNDLITTARNLTTAKKQTTEYEAASTSLSEGETSTAVARGMSSAAAAGTALAEGAAPGVETMGATKSAQIGLTTRPAEEQVLEQIEKAAQPATAATEAAATTTAAVAVAAEERTTETTTAAATATATATAAMLISTIYPASTETDGHNSIETVPAENQKKESENPALGRAELPAEDDERNSLLPLPLLHPGGADSLTKGFSIPTFLPPFPVFAAADLPAYRAAADAAAAAAAAIEEATKAAAAAAAAAASSEAATLSPEEQRRRMFDEQHSYLAAHRAALDGDGQAVRRNLTMPVLNITAQMGNHAYMPCQIHRLSDKPVSWVRMRDNHIISVDETTFIADERFQSIFQEDHDYTWSLQIKYVVPDDAGGYECQMATEPKLSAKVHLEIVTPKTELIGDQSRFVKAGSKVALHCIVRGTLDPPKYIIWFRGQKKVSESDERTGWYTQLDRNIFGTVGDNQNTIGSLIIPVVRKEDSGNYTCQPSNSVSVSVDLHVLSGEYSASAIMSTASVSWTKTRTSTSGRSTSQLMLWMLGLLGLLGALQGPLHTPQTT